One window of Candidatus Phytoplasma solani genomic DNA carries:
- the ychF gene encoding redox-regulated ATPase YchF: protein MKIGIIGLPNVGKSTLFNALTKMQVLEANYPFATIEPNIGIVEVPEPRLKVLSQIFQSQKITAALIEFKDIAGLVTGASQGEGLGNQFLSHIRNVDAICHVVKCFEDPNIFHVMDENDPLEEINIIETELALADLEQIEKRLQKIVKQKKKGDKALLFEYNLLSKIKTYLTNENLKDLVLDEEELKIVKNFNLLFLKPSLYLANVKENDLTNINSNPLLQKVCTYAQKKGKKVIPLCVQLEKELSSLEVAEKETFLKDYGLTKTAFVRLIQESYHLLGLQTYFTAGPKEVRAWSFKKGLKAPECARIIHTDLEKGFIKAEVLAYQDLIVDQNFQKSKEKGKVRIEGKEYLVQDGDIINFRFNV from the coding sequence ATGAAAATAGGCATTATTGGTTTACCTAACGTAGGAAAATCAACTTTATTTAACGCTTTAACTAAAATGCAAGTTTTAGAAGCTAATTATCCTTTTGCAACAATTGAACCGAATATCGGAATAGTAGAAGTTCCAGAACCTCGTTTAAAAGTTTTATCTCAAATTTTTCAATCTCAAAAAATTACTGCTGCTTTAATAGAGTTTAAAGATATTGCTGGTTTAGTAACCGGTGCTTCACAAGGGGAAGGGTTAGGCAATCAATTTTTAAGTCATATTCGCAATGTAGATGCTATTTGTCATGTTGTTAAATGTTTTGAAGATCCTAATATTTTTCATGTTATGGATGAAAATGATCCTTTGGAAGAAATTAACATTATTGAAACTGAACTTGCTTTGGCTGATTTAGAACAAATCGAAAAACGTTTACAAAAAATCGTTAAACAAAAAAAGAAAGGCGATAAAGCTTTATTATTTGAATATAATCTTTTGAGTAAAATTAAAACTTATTTAACAAATGAAAACTTAAAAGATCTAGTTTTAGATGAAGAAGAATTAAAAATAGTTAAAAACTTTAATTTATTGTTTTTAAAACCTTCTCTTTATTTAGCTAACGTCAAAGAAAATGATTTAACGAACATAAATTCAAATCCACTTTTACAAAAAGTATGCACTTACGCACAGAAAAAAGGTAAAAAAGTAATTCCTTTGTGTGTTCAATTAGAAAAGGAGTTATCTTCTTTGGAGGTAGCAGAAAAAGAAACTTTTTTAAAAGATTATGGTTTAACCAAAACAGCTTTTGTAAGATTAATTCAAGAAAGTTATCATCTTTTGGGATTGCAAACTTATTTTACAGCAGGTCCTAAAGAAGTGCGCGCTTGGTCTTTTAAAAAAGGTTTAAAAGCTCCTGAATGTGCCCGTATTATTCATACCGATTTAGAAAAAGGATTTATTAAAGCTGAAGTGCTTGCTTATCAAGATTTAATTGTTGATCAAAATTTTCAAAAAAGTAAAGAAAAAGGTAAAGTTAGAATTGAAGGTAAAGAATATCTCGTGCAAGATGGAGATATTATTAATTTTAGATTCAACGTCTAA
- a CDS encoding YitT family protein, whose product MNKDKQTKFNYWKELKKLLIVFACLIGYDLVSIWALNCTGGPSGKNIYQTDLYPGGIHGLGDCIGKILKKANVLQESNQITTFAMIFYLIVNVFLLLFISYCYLDKYFTITTAVAALFLSLMGLFLNWAIKHSFLKESERFFGFFPFENNFPMDVLRSTFAGLLIGFFNGIIIKLGSSTGGIDVIGKYLVIYKQKNISLIIEIFGYSLIFVGVCASLILNKENFFKFETIQGIFCALLRIKLTAFVIDLINYSKPKLKQVAPN is encoded by the coding sequence ATGAACAAAGATAAACAAACAAAATTTAATTACTGGAAAGAATTAAAAAAATTATTAATTGTTTTTGCTTGTTTAATTGGTTATGATTTGGTTAGCATCTGGGCTCTTAATTGCACTGGAGGACCAAGTGGTAAAAACATATATCAAACAGACCTTTATCCTGGTGGAATTCATGGTTTAGGGGATTGTATTGGAAAAATTTTAAAGAAAGCAAATGTCTTACAAGAAAGTAATCAAATTACTACTTTTGCGATGATTTTTTATTTGATTGTTAATGTTTTTCTTTTGCTTTTTATTTCTTATTGTTATTTAGATAAATATTTTACCATTACAACCGCAGTAGCAGCTTTATTTCTTTCTTTAATGGGTCTTTTTTTAAATTGGGCAATTAAACATAGTTTCTTAAAAGAAAGCGAACGTTTTTTTGGTTTTTTCCCATTTGAAAATAATTTTCCAATGGACGTTTTAAGATCTACTTTTGCCGGTTTGTTGATAGGATTTTTTAACGGAATCATAATTAAGTTGGGCTCTTCAACGGGTGGAATAGATGTAATAGGGAAATATTTAGTTATTTACAAACAAAAAAATATTTCTTTGATTATAGAAATTTTTGGCTATAGTCTTATTTTTGTTGGTGTTTGTGCCAGTTTAATTTTAAACAAGGAGAATTTTTTTAAATTCGAAACTATTCAAGGAATTTTTTGTGCTCTTTTAAGAATTAAATTAACTGCTTTTGTAATAGATTTAATCAATTATTCTAAACCAAAACTAAAACAAGTTGCACCAAACTGA
- a CDS encoding cation-translocating P-type ATPase: MKNIFSQQTLDELQVFFKTDLLKGLTSEESFQRLQMHGPNQIKPFDKPTLYQQLKKQLKDFLVILLLLAATINFVIGMWQDKKEELFEAFFILVIILGNAFLSIYYENKTNKTLALIEQKTLLEVKVIRDNKHFLIPITNLVSGDVVILEAGDIVSADMRLIQAFDLLVDESLLTGESQAILKNSLTLENNEKKDEEIFLNMVFMNTIILKGRAKGLVVATGMKTEIGKITTFIEKPYTQKTPLEKKITHFIKNLTLLITIIIIFNTSWVLFKNIMHLDSWVNWRSIFKNTFLDAIALTVAAVPEGLLIIMTLILALGMKKLTTKKAIVKNLKTLEILGSVNVICTDKTGTLTQNKMTVKKIIFSDHYIKPLDKTQKTDINKNQNLLTLKKLLLFGILCNDALVSFKKEDQTLEIIADPTEKALINLALLYQMDIFKNKQNYFRVKEIPFDSQRKMMTTFCINQKDNIIYQITKGAPEVILQRCTKIEHQGKIIDKNKKISNLLEAQINALTKKSLRVLAISYNIFPFENQNNLDYLSDLPENNLIFLGAVAMEDPIRQDAYQAIIKCQKAHITPIMITGDHLQTATMIAQKLNILTNSYELAITGQTLNQMSEKEFLEKLIHIKVYARTNPEDKLKIVKTWQKKGFIVAMTGDGVNDALSIKQADVGISMGISGTHVAKMASDMILTDDNFATIVSALEEGRNIFHNIKKSLVFLLSCNVGEIMLILISNFFGDLFFNSNFKILTAFQILWINLITDSLVAMALGLEPQEKNLMSQKYRCINENLLDRQTYKKIIFEGMMIALLAFIAALTGFYIHGEKNLQEKNQYAQTFAFMVLALTQLIHVWNLRSFKNSIFKLKSNSFLTKTFFISLFLQLMIIVISPIRELFKLISLSCLDFVVIFFFSILPLIIIEMKKMIFNKKV; the protein is encoded by the coding sequence ATGAAAAATATATTTAGCCAACAGACACTTGATGAATTACAAGTGTTTTTTAAAACAGACCTCCTCAAAGGTCTTACCAGTGAAGAATCTTTTCAGAGATTACAAATGCATGGCCCTAATCAAATTAAACCATTTGATAAACCAACTTTATATCAACAATTAAAAAAACAATTAAAAGATTTTTTAGTTATTCTTCTTTTGTTAGCTGCAACTATTAATTTTGTCATAGGTATGTGGCAAGATAAAAAGGAAGAATTATTTGAAGCTTTTTTTATTTTAGTTATTATTCTTGGAAATGCTTTTTTAAGTATTTATTACGAAAACAAAACTAACAAAACTTTAGCTTTAATTGAACAAAAGACTTTATTAGAAGTTAAAGTGATTAGAGATAACAAGCATTTTTTGATTCCTATTACTAATTTAGTCTCAGGAGATGTTGTTATTTTAGAAGCGGGCGACATTGTTTCAGCTGATATGAGGTTGATCCAAGCTTTTGATTTGTTGGTTGACGAATCACTTTTAACAGGAGAGTCCCAAGCGATTTTAAAAAATAGTCTTACTCTTGAAAACAACGAAAAAAAAGATGAAGAAATTTTTTTAAATATGGTTTTTATGAATACTATTATTTTAAAAGGAAGGGCGAAAGGATTAGTAGTTGCTACAGGAATGAAGACTGAAATTGGTAAAATTACTACTTTTATTGAAAAACCTTATACCCAAAAAACTCCTTTAGAAAAAAAAATAACCCACTTCATTAAAAATCTAACTTTATTAATTACTATTATTATTATTTTTAATACTTCTTGGGTGTTGTTTAAAAATATTATGCATTTGGATAGTTGGGTTAATTGGAGAAGTATCTTTAAAAATACTTTTTTAGATGCCATTGCTTTGACAGTTGCTGCAGTGCCTGAAGGGTTGTTGATCATCATGACTTTAATTTTGGCTTTAGGAATGAAAAAACTAACAACTAAAAAAGCTATTGTTAAAAACTTAAAAACTTTAGAAATTCTTGGGTCTGTAAATGTTATTTGCACTGATAAAACAGGAACCTTGACACAAAACAAAATGACTGTTAAAAAAATTATTTTTTCCGATCATTATATCAAACCCTTAGATAAAACACAAAAAACAGATATTAATAAAAATCAAAATCTTCTTACTTTGAAAAAATTACTTCTTTTCGGTATTTTATGTAACGATGCTTTAGTTAGTTTTAAAAAAGAGGATCAAACTTTAGAAATTATTGCCGACCCAACTGAAAAAGCTTTAATTAATTTAGCTTTACTTTATCAAATGGATATCTTTAAAAACAAACAAAATTATTTTCGTGTAAAAGAAATTCCTTTCGATTCACAAAGAAAAATGATGACAACTTTTTGTATCAATCAAAAAGATAACATTATTTATCAAATTACCAAAGGAGCTCCAGAAGTTATTTTACAAAGATGTACTAAAATAGAACATCAAGGGAAAATTATTGATAAAAATAAAAAAATCAGTAACCTTTTGGAAGCTCAAATTAATGCATTAACTAAAAAATCATTAAGAGTTTTGGCAATTTCTTATAATATTTTTCCCTTTGAGAATCAAAATAATTTAGACTACCTGTCTGATTTACCAGAAAACAATCTTATTTTTTTAGGTGCTGTTGCTATGGAAGATCCGATTCGCCAAGATGCTTATCAAGCCATTATTAAATGTCAAAAAGCACATATAACTCCTATTATGATTACAGGAGATCATCTACAAACTGCAACTATGATTGCTCAAAAATTAAATATTTTAACCAATTCATACGAATTAGCAATTACAGGTCAAACCTTAAATCAAATGTCTGAAAAAGAATTTTTAGAAAAATTAATACACATTAAAGTTTATGCAAGAACTAATCCTGAAGATAAATTAAAAATAGTTAAAACTTGGCAAAAAAAAGGTTTTATTGTTGCTATGACAGGAGATGGGGTAAATGACGCTTTAAGCATCAAGCAAGCTGATGTAGGAATTTCTATGGGAATTTCAGGAACTCATGTTGCCAAAATGGCATCAGATATGATTTTAACAGATGATAATTTTGCAACTATTGTGTCAGCTTTAGAAGAAGGGCGTAATATTTTTCATAACATCAAAAAAAGCCTTGTTTTTCTTTTAAGTTGTAACGTGGGTGAAATAATGTTGATTTTAATCAGTAATTTTTTTGGAGATTTATTTTTTAATTCTAACTTTAAAATTCTAACAGCTTTTCAAATTCTTTGGATTAATTTAATTACTGATTCTTTAGTAGCTATGGCTTTAGGGTTAGAACCACAAGAAAAAAATTTGATGTCTCAAAAATATCGTTGTATCAATGAAAATTTATTAGATAGACAAACTTATAAAAAAATAATTTTCGAAGGAATGATGATTGCCCTTTTAGCTTTTATTGCCGCTTTGACAGGTTTTTATATTCATGGGGAAAAAAATTTGCAAGAAAAAAACCAATACGCACAAACTTTTGCTTTTATGGTTTTAGCTTTAACTCAATTGATTCATGTCTGGAATTTACGTAGTTTTAAAAATTCTATTTTTAAATTGAAAAGTAATTCTTTTTTAACCAAAACTTTTTTCATTAGTCTTTTTTTACAATTAATGATTATTGTAATTTCCCCTATAAGAGAATTATTTAAATTAATATCTTTATCTTGTTTAGATTTTGTTGTTATTTTCTTTTTTTCTATTCTCCCCTTAATCATTATAGAAATGAAAAAGATGATATTTAATAAAAAGGTATAA
- a CDS encoding N-6 DNA methylase: protein MKKERETQNHNYFYNFINNNKKFERKWQSERSGLKIIDDILNKASKKGNNKAGYPDFVYENTSKKLLILVEIKNDIKKHRCFSNNTKNPEISYAVEGVKHYLHYFCDTLCNWNKIGIALSGNIEDKHELTHFYIKNNSIIELKDKLSISEILKNDDEYLQLFKNDKFELDTIIKQSAKTARIINIQLRPLEVQYRPILISILLICLKNTKFKEKFDNQKNNIYSYDSKLKENKRKIEYEDAYDSLLQDINTAIKNVLRNQNINNEKIQYLHEQMRLIKSLLGDNGLEIIKDVLEELKTNIYHLLDSKNKYSYDIIGNFYEVFLKYAGVTNVKNGIVLTPRHITELFTKLIDISSTDVVLDPCCGTGGFLIAGMNSIIDKLDNKNEKEINKIKQNQIIGFDKDPTMYTLSISNMLFRGDGKSQIYNLDFFSEEVDKKIKDGTKKPTIGFINPPYAGKSTPTNPTKKEIEFLEKLLKLVDGRVVMIAPLSTYINDNTIRNRILKKHTLEKIIQMPKKIFEPNASTHTAISIFKTNTPHNNKEVDFYNLEDDGLVLFKNKGRVDRFHKWGDIEKDFLNKFHSKYYDGYNYLKHPIKENDEWISFAYVKTNYNNLTEKDFLLTVKKYVIFQIKKDLGILNKNLDEITLLEKLNQKIVFTQKKSNITKNTYFDIFKNCKSFQIKDLFKVKGTKTTSKEEIEEYEKGEYAYVSTRATNNGVNGFYSFYSEEGNVLTVDSAVVGSCFYQENKFTATDHVEQLKPNFKLNKYIAMFLTTIINQEQFRYSYGRGFNQKRIKKTIIKLPTNKEGTPDWEFMENYIKTLPYSKNL, encoded by the coding sequence TTGAAAAAAGAAAGAGAAACCCAAAATCACAATTACTTTTACAATTTTATTAATAACAACAAAAAATTTGAACGCAAATGGCAAAGCGAAAGAAGTGGCTTAAAAATAATTGACGATATTTTAAATAAAGCTTCAAAAAAAGGAAATAATAAAGCAGGATATCCAGATTTTGTTTATGAAAATACTAGTAAAAAACTTTTAATTTTGGTAGAAATAAAAAATGATATAAAAAAACATCGATGTTTTTCAAATAATACAAAAAATCCAGAAATTTCTTATGCTGTCGAAGGGGTTAAACATTATCTTCATTATTTTTGTGATACTCTTTGTAACTGGAATAAAATAGGGATTGCTTTGTCAGGAAATATTGAAGATAAACACGAATTAACTCATTTTTATATCAAAAACAATTCTATTATAGAATTAAAAGACAAATTATCGATTTCAGAAATTTTAAAAAATGATGATGAATATTTACAATTATTTAAAAATGATAAATTCGAATTAGATACTATTATAAAACAATCAGCTAAAACAGCTAGAATAATTAATATTCAATTAAGACCATTAGAAGTTCAATATAGACCTATTTTAATTTCTATTTTATTAATTTGCTTAAAAAATACCAAGTTTAAGGAAAAGTTTGATAATCAAAAAAACAATATATATTCTTATGATTCTAAATTAAAAGAAAACAAAAGAAAAATAGAATATGAAGATGCTTATGACAGTTTATTACAAGACATTAATACTGCTATAAAAAATGTTTTACGAAATCAAAACATTAATAATGAAAAAATTCAATATTTACACGAACAAATGCGTTTAATTAAATCCTTATTAGGAGATAATGGTTTAGAAATAATTAAAGATGTTTTAGAAGAATTGAAAACAAACATTTATCATCTATTAGACAGCAAAAATAAATATAGTTATGATATTATTGGTAATTTTTATGAGGTTTTTTTAAAATATGCTGGTGTAACTAATGTCAAAAACGGAATTGTTTTAACACCTAGACATATTACTGAATTATTTACTAAATTAATTGATATTAGTAGTACTGATGTTGTTTTAGACCCCTGTTGTGGCACTGGTGGTTTTTTAATTGCGGGCATGAATTCTATTATCGATAAATTAGATAATAAAAATGAAAAAGAAATTAATAAAATAAAACAAAATCAAATTATCGGTTTCGATAAAGACCCTACTATGTATACTTTATCAATTTCTAATATGTTATTTCGTGGTGACGGGAAATCACAAATTTATAATTTAGATTTTTTCAGTGAGGAAGTTGATAAAAAAATAAAAGATGGAACAAAAAAACCGACCATTGGATTTATTAATCCACCTTATGCTGGAAAAAGCACACCAACAAACCCTACTAAAAAAGAAATTGAGTTTTTAGAAAAACTGTTAAAGTTGGTTGATGGTCGTGTTGTGATGATTGCACCTTTAAGCACTTACATAAATGACAATACAATAAGAAATAGAATTTTAAAAAAACATACTTTGGAAAAAATAATTCAAATGCCAAAAAAAATATTTGAACCTAATGCTTCTACGCATACAGCAATTTCTATTTTTAAAACTAACACCCCTCACAACAATAAAGAAGTTGATTTTTATAACCTAGAAGATGATGGTTTAGTTTTATTTAAAAATAAAGGTAGAGTTGACCGTTTTCACAAATGGGGTGATATTGAAAAAGATTTTTTAAATAAATTTCATTCCAAATATTACGATGGTTATAATTATTTAAAACACCCAATTAAAGAAAACGATGAATGGATTTCATTTGCATATGTTAAAACCAATTATAATAACTTAACCGAAAAAGATTTTTTGTTAACTGTTAAAAAATATGTTATTTTTCAAATAAAAAAAGATTTAGGAATTTTAAATAAAAATTTAGATGAAATTACTTTGTTAGAAAAACTTAACCAAAAAATTGTTTTCACACAAAAAAAATCGAACATAACAAAAAATACTTATTTTGACATATTTAAAAATTGTAAAAGTTTTCAAATTAAAGATTTGTTTAAAGTTAAAGGAACCAAAACAACATCTAAAGAAGAAATAGAAGAATATGAAAAAGGTGAATATGCATATGTTTCTACTAGAGCGACTAACAACGGAGTTAACGGATTTTATTCTTTTTATTCGGAAGAAGGAAATGTTTTGACTGTTGATTCAGCGGTGGTAGGTTCGTGTTTTTATCAAGAAAATAAATTTACAGCTACAGACCATGTAGAACAATTAAAACCAAATTTTAAATTAAATAAATATATTGCTATGTTTTTAACCACTATTATTAACCAAGAGCAATTTCGATATTCTTATGGTAGAGGCTTCAATCAAAAACGTATCAAAAAGACAATTATTAAATTGCCGACAAATAAAGAAGGAACACCAGATTGGGAATTTATGGAAAATTATATTAAAACTTTACCTTATAGTAAAAACTTATAA
- the rsgA gene encoding ribosome small subunit-dependent GTPase A, which translates to MEKALVIRFLAGIYYIKDFKTQTVLEAQKRGTLKKSHLSQDSQLKSNRNEVSIKVGDVVLYEFCYDKHLIHTILPRKNELQRPNIANVDQVLLVFSLIKPNFKTLLLDKFLLILEQQKLDVILVFSKIDLLDKKNLEIIKQQINYYNTFYPCYYVNSKQQIGIDVLKNIFKNKITVLAGQTGVGKSTLLKAFIPEAHLKTQEISESSGRGKHTTKNAQLYPFNNGFIVDTPGFSKLDLNGFSYQDLKNFYPDFLIYLNHCFFGNNCLHLQETSCGVKKALANGNILSSRYDNYFYFVEEIKKERKNYI; encoded by the coding sequence TTGGAAAAAGCCTTAGTTATTAGATTTTTAGCTGGTATTTATTATATCAAAGATTTTAAAACACAAACTGTTTTAGAAGCTCAAAAAAGAGGAACTTTAAAAAAGTCTCATTTGAGTCAAGACAGTCAATTAAAAAGCAATCGTAATGAAGTTAGTATTAAAGTAGGAGATGTTGTCCTTTATGAATTTTGTTATGATAAACATTTAATTCATACAATTTTGCCTCGCAAAAATGAATTACAAAGACCTAATATTGCTAATGTTGACCAAGTATTATTAGTTTTTTCCTTAATTAAACCTAACTTTAAAACACTTCTTTTAGATAAATTTTTATTGATTTTGGAACAACAAAAATTAGATGTAATTTTAGTTTTTTCTAAAATAGATTTACTTGATAAAAAAAATTTAGAAATAATAAAACAACAAATTAATTATTATAACACTTTTTATCCTTGTTATTATGTTAATTCAAAACAGCAAATAGGCATTGATGTTTTGAAAAACATTTTTAAAAACAAAATCACTGTTTTAGCTGGACAAACAGGAGTTGGTAAATCAACTTTATTAAAAGCTTTTATTCCTGAAGCACATTTGAAAACCCAAGAAATTTCAGAAAGTTCAGGGAGAGGCAAACACACCACTAAAAATGCTCAATTATATCCTTTTAACAATGGTTTTATCGTCGATACTCCTGGTTTTTCTAAATTAGATTTAAATGGTTTTTCTTATCAAGATTTAAAAAATTTTTATCCTGACTTTTTAATATATCTTAATCATTGTTTTTTTGGCAACAATTGTCTTCATTTACAAGAAACAAGTTGTGGTGTTAAAAAAGCTTTAGCAAATGGTAATATTTTATCTTCACGATATGATAATTATTTTTATTTCGTTGAAGAAATTAAAAAAGAAAGAAAAAATTATATTTAA
- the ileS gene encoding isoleucine--tRNA ligase translates to MQNYKNTLLMPKTNFPMKGNLGTKEINIQAFWEKLNLYQKKMKQNQNSPSFILHDGPPYANGNIHIGHALNKILKDFIIRFYNMQGFYTPYLPGWDTHGLPIEVAVLKKIGFNKKLTRKEFIKKCQSFALENVETQKKQFQRLGILGDWENPYLTLDKSFMANQIRIFGKMVSQGLIFKTLKPIYWSPTLESALAEAELEYHNHTSPSIYVAFSMIETNLFKNTSLVIWTTTPWTLPANMAIAVHPEKDYQLIDVNQKSYLVGKNTLPQLKKIFSWDKIKIIATFKGQELEHLKYLNPVVPKTGKIILSDHVLDNEGTGLVHIAPGHGLEDFLVSQKYDLAVVCSVDKKGFMTNCTQKYEGLFYTEANNAIISDLKLGHYLLKDDLITHSYPYDWRTKKPVILLALSQWFVSIKKIKTNLLKEIQKVNWMPQWGNLKMTNMIKDRSDWNISRQRIWGVPIAIFYTESNEPILDLKVINHVADLFEKHGIEIWYEWDCKQLLPDNYKHPQSPNGLFTKELDIMDVWFDSGTSYSVCSQTSDLYLEGSDQYRGWFNSSLITSVAAFKKAPYKKVITHGFVFDGQGKKMSKSLGNVIDPLTIASQKGADIIRLWVANTNYNFDVRINNDILNQIENMYRKIRNTFRFMLGNLNYFDKNKHYINFENRNPIHQAVMMDLEEVIKHVLNAYQTYNFEAILRHLFPFITNKISAFYFDFIKDILYIEKEEHLERKMIQSTIYDLLSTFLKILTPIIPHTTSEVYSFGHFFDQEDVYLESMPQLKVHQETNLLLEYHNFLSLRKSILQALEKARINNIINSSLQAHINLFLTEVQIHTLEVLQIKNQLHQLFIVSKVTLTERTFFSVEIMKAIGYPCQRCWNVVITKPNQNLCLRCKNILN, encoded by the coding sequence ATGCAAAATTATAAAAATACTCTTTTAATGCCTAAAACTAATTTTCCGATGAAAGGTAATTTAGGAACTAAAGAAATTAATATTCAAGCATTTTGGGAAAAACTTAATTTATATCAAAAAAAAATGAAACAAAATCAAAATTCTCCTTCATTTATTTTGCATGATGGTCCTCCTTATGCAAACGGCAACATTCATATCGGACATGCTTTAAATAAAATTTTAAAAGATTTTATTATTCGTTTTTACAATATGCAAGGTTTTTACACCCCTTATCTTCCTGGTTGGGATACTCACGGACTTCCAATTGAAGTGGCAGTTTTAAAAAAAATAGGTTTCAACAAAAAATTGACAAGAAAAGAATTTATTAAAAAATGTCAATCTTTTGCTTTAGAAAATGTAGAAACACAAAAAAAACAATTTCAAAGATTAGGCATTTTAGGTGATTGGGAAAATCCTTATTTAACTTTAGATAAAAGTTTTATGGCAAATCAAATTCGTATTTTTGGTAAAATGGTATCACAAGGTTTAATTTTTAAAACTTTAAAACCTATTTATTGGTCGCCTACTTTAGAATCAGCTTTGGCAGAAGCTGAATTAGAATATCATAATCACACTTCTCCTTCTATTTATGTAGCTTTTTCAATGATAGAAACTAATTTATTCAAAAATACTTCTTTAGTTATTTGGACAACCACTCCTTGGACCTTACCAGCTAATATGGCTATAGCAGTTCACCCTGAAAAAGATTACCAATTAATTGATGTAAATCAAAAGAGTTATTTAGTTGGCAAAAACACCCTTCCTCAACTTAAAAAAATATTTTCTTGGGACAAAATCAAGATTATTGCTACTTTTAAAGGACAAGAATTAGAACATTTAAAATATTTGAATCCTGTTGTTCCTAAGACAGGAAAAATTATTTTATCCGATCATGTTTTAGATAATGAGGGTACTGGTTTAGTCCACATCGCCCCTGGTCATGGTTTAGAAGATTTTTTAGTTAGTCAAAAATATGATTTAGCAGTGGTTTGTAGTGTTGATAAAAAAGGATTTATGACTAATTGCACTCAAAAATACGAAGGTTTATTTTATACCGAAGCAAATAATGCCATTATTTCTGATTTAAAATTGGGTCATTATTTATTAAAAGATGATCTTATAACACATTCTTATCCTTATGATTGGCGAACTAAAAAACCAGTTATTTTGTTGGCCCTTTCTCAATGGTTTGTTTCTATTAAAAAAATTAAAACTAATTTATTAAAAGAGATTCAAAAAGTTAACTGGATGCCTCAATGGGGAAATTTAAAAATGACTAATATGATTAAAGATCGTAGTGATTGGAATATTAGTCGTCAAAGAATTTGGGGAGTACCGATTGCTATTTTTTACACTGAATCTAACGAACCTATTTTAGACTTAAAAGTAATTAATCATGTCGCTGATTTGTTTGAAAAACACGGTATAGAAATTTGGTATGAATGGGATTGTAAACAACTTTTACCTGATAATTATAAACATCCTCAAAGTCCAAATGGTCTTTTTACCAAAGAACTTGATATTATGGATGTTTGGTTTGATTCTGGAACTTCTTATAGTGTTTGTTCTCAAACAAGCGATCTTTATTTAGAAGGTTCTGATCAATATCGAGGTTGGTTTAATTCTTCTTTAATCACTTCTGTAGCTGCTTTTAAAAAAGCTCCTTACAAAAAAGTGATTACGCATGGTTTTGTTTTTGATGGTCAAGGTAAAAAAATGAGTAAATCTTTAGGGAATGTCATCGATCCTTTAACTATTGCTTCCCAAAAAGGAGCTGATATTATTAGGTTGTGGGTTGCAAATACTAATTATAATTTTGATGTTCGCATTAATAATGATATTTTGAATCAAATAGAAAATATGTATCGTAAAATTAGAAACACTTTCCGTTTTATGTTAGGTAATTTAAATTATTTTGATAAAAATAAGCATTATATTAATTTTGAAAATAGAAATCCGATTCATCAAGCAGTAATGATGGATTTAGAAGAAGTGATAAAACACGTTTTAAACGCTTATCAAACTTATAATTTTGAAGCAATTTTAAGACATTTATTCCCGTTTATTACTAATAAAATTAGTGCTTTTTATTTTGATTTTATTAAAGATATTTTATATATCGAAAAAGAAGAACACCTAGAAAGAAAAATGATTCAATCAACTATTTATGATTTGTTATCAACTTTTTTAAAAATTTTAACCCCTATCATTCCTCATACCACCTCTGAAGTTTATAGTTTTGGTCATTTTTTTGATCAAGAAGATGTTTATTTAGAATCAATGCCACAATTAAAAGTTCATCAAGAAACAAATCTTTTATTAGAATATCATAATTTTTTATCATTGCGAAAATCTATTTTACAAGCTTTAGAAAAAGCAAGAATAAACAATATTATTAATTCTTCTTTGCAAGCACACATTAACTTATTTTTAACTGAAGTACAAATACATACTTTAGAAGTTTTACAAATCAAAAATCAATTACATCAACTTTTTATTGTTTCAAAAGTAACCTTAACCGAAAGAACCTTTTTTTCCGTGGAAATCATGAAAGCAATTGGTTATCCTTGTCAAAGATGTTGGAATGTAGTCATTACAAAACCAAATCAAAATTTATGCTTGCGTTGCAAAAACATTTTAAATTAG